Proteins encoded by one window of Polycladomyces subterraneus:
- the tnpA gene encoding IS200/IS605 family transposase encodes MGQAYRRTKKTVSLINYHFVFCPRYRRKVLVNQVEERFKQLVKDICQENGWDILAMEVMPDYCHLFLNCLPSDSPTDIMAKLKGVTSRKLRQEFNHLSHLPSLWTRSFFVSTAGNVSSETIRRYVEEQKKRG; translated from the coding sequence ATGGGACAAGCATACAGAAGGACCAAAAAGACGGTATCTTTGATTAACTACCACTTTGTTTTCTGCCCACGTTATCGCAGAAAAGTGTTGGTAAACCAAGTGGAAGAGCGATTTAAACAGTTGGTGAAAGACATTTGTCAGGAAAACGGCTGGGATATCCTTGCCATGGAAGTGATGCCAGATTACTGTCATCTGTTTTTAAACTGTCTACCTAGTGATTCGCCTACTGACATCATGGCAAAATTGAAGGGGGTGACTTCTAGAAAACTGAGGCAAGAATTCAATCACTTGTCTCATTTACCAAGCTTATGGACACGCTCATTCTTTGTTAGTACGGCTGGAAACGTTTCAAGCGAAACAATCCGACGATATGTGGAAGAACAAAAGAAAAGGGGGTGA
- a CDS encoding RsmF rRNA methyltransferase first C-terminal domain-containing protein gives MHLPTDYLEQMKTWLQDEFPAFLASYEEVPARGLRVNRLKIETEAFLQKNPFDLMPIPWCPEGFYYNHEQDRPGKHVYHAAGLYYIQDPSAMAPAEALDTQPGERVLDLCAAPGGKTTQIAAKMQGKGLLVANEISPQRIKALVENLERCGVTNAVVLNERPERLTKRFAGFFDRILIDAPCSGEGMFRKDPEVCERWSVRATHLCADVQLEILAAAAPMLRPGGVLVYSTCTFNPVENEQVIARFLADHPEFSLVSVPQASHYRPGRPEWANGCDTLRLASRLWPHHLRGEGHFVALMEKTDGPEGTKRRPGKMPPVSADAVKHLRAFIHETLTFECDDWPLTLYGEHLYRVPDELPSLKGLKVERPGLYLGQVKRNRLEPSHTWAMALKPNDVQRYVSFEVDDPRLYQYLRGETIPFDGDKGWTLVGVEQFPLGWAKVSGGMLKNHYPKWLRWD, from the coding sequence ATGCACCTTCCTACAGATTACCTCGAACAGATGAAAACCTGGTTGCAAGACGAGTTCCCGGCGTTTCTCGCCAGTTACGAGGAGGTACCGGCACGCGGCTTGCGGGTGAACCGGCTCAAGATCGAGACGGAGGCATTTTTGCAGAAGAATCCGTTTGATCTCATGCCCATCCCGTGGTGTCCGGAAGGATTTTATTACAATCACGAACAGGACCGTCCCGGGAAACACGTTTATCATGCGGCCGGTTTGTATTATATTCAGGACCCCAGCGCCATGGCGCCCGCAGAGGCACTAGACACCCAACCGGGTGAACGGGTGCTGGATTTGTGTGCGGCTCCGGGTGGAAAAACCACACAAATCGCCGCCAAAATGCAAGGAAAAGGATTGCTGGTGGCCAATGAAATTTCCCCACAGCGCATCAAGGCTTTGGTGGAAAATTTGGAGCGGTGCGGAGTGACCAACGCCGTTGTCCTTAATGAACGACCGGAGCGATTGACGAAACGTTTCGCCGGGTTTTTCGACCGGATTTTGATCGACGCTCCGTGTTCGGGTGAGGGAATGTTCCGCAAAGACCCGGAAGTGTGTGAGCGCTGGAGTGTACGGGCCACTCACTTGTGCGCGGATGTCCAATTGGAGATCTTGGCGGCCGCCGCCCCCATGCTCCGGCCGGGTGGTGTACTCGTCTACTCCACCTGCACGTTCAATCCGGTGGAGAACGAACAGGTCATCGCCCGCTTTTTGGCTGATCACCCGGAGTTCTCCCTGGTGTCCGTTCCGCAAGCGTCCCATTACCGGCCGGGACGCCCGGAATGGGCGAACGGATGCGATACTTTGCGGTTGGCTTCCCGCCTGTGGCCTCACCATCTACGGGGAGAAGGACATTTCGTGGCGTTGATGGAAAAGACGGATGGCCCTGAAGGAACCAAACGCCGGCCGGGAAAAATGCCGCCCGTGTCCGCCGATGCAGTGAAGCATTTGCGCGCCTTTATCCATGAGACACTGACATTCGAATGTGATGATTGGCCACTGACGCTGTACGGCGAACATTTATACCGGGTCCCGGACGAATTGCCTTCGCTGAAAGGTCTGAAGGTAGAGCGCCCCGGCTTGTATTTGGGACAAGTCAAACGAAACCGGTTGGAACCTTCCCACACTTGGGCGATGGCCTTAAAACCGAATGATGTTCAGCGATATGTATCGTTTGAGGTGGACGATCCGCGTCTGTACCAATATTTGCGGGGTGAAACGATTCCCTTTGACGGTGACAAGGGATGGACGCTGGTGGGGGTGGAACAGTTTCCGCTGGGATGGGCCAAAGTATCCGGTGGCATGTTGAAAAACCATTATCCCAAATGGTTGCGTTGGGATTAG
- a CDS encoding phage holin family protein: MTIVRHLIRFIVAAIVLMIVGALVPGFQVQGFWSAFLAAVVIAVIGWIIEALFGRDMSPYARGVIGFVVSAVVIYLTQFFVPGMRVTLLGALLGALVIGIIDLFVPTKARITSQPEK, translated from the coding sequence ATGACCATTGTGCGTCATCTCATTCGATTCATTGTGGCGGCTATCGTGCTGATGATCGTGGGGGCGCTGGTCCCCGGTTTTCAGGTACAAGGTTTTTGGAGCGCGTTCCTCGCCGCCGTGGTAATCGCTGTGATCGGCTGGATCATCGAAGCGCTGTTCGGACGGGACATGTCTCCTTATGCAAGGGGAGTTATCGGGTTCGTCGTCAGCGCGGTCGTCATCTATCTGACGCAGTTCTTTGTCCCCGGCATGCGTGTTACGTTACTGGGAGCATTGTTGGGCGCGCTCGTGATCGGGATCATCGATCTGTTTGTACCGACAAAAGCACGTATCACGAGCCAGCCGGAAAAATAA
- a CDS encoding S8 family peptidase, translating to MRRILAVLVALLMVAALSLPANGGAKAASPDTKAAFAPDEVIVKFKNGITTSTKQAVHSHESGRVLFHSKEIGFDVVKIPSGKSVSQVVREYRNNPNVEYAEPNYIYHADWTPNDPYFSTQQWGPQKVQAPAAWDITRGSSSVRIAIVDTGVQYNHPDLSGKVVLGHDYVDGDNDPYDGNGHGTHCAGIAAAVTNNGTGIAGMAPNASILAVRVLDSNGSGTLDAVANGIIYAADNGAKVISLSLGGSVGSTTLKNAVNYAWNKGAVIVAAAGNSGISAPSYPAYYSNAIAVAATTSSDVKASYSNWGSWVDVAAPGSSIYSTYPTNSYASLSGTSMATPHVAGLAGLLAAQGRSNSNIRAAIQNTADRISGTGTYWTYGRINAYRAVQY from the coding sequence ATGAGACGCATATTGGCAGTTCTTGTCGCTTTGCTGATGGTGGCAGCGTTGTCCCTTCCCGCCAACGGTGGTGCAAAGGCAGCTTCCCCCGATACCAAAGCCGCCTTCGCCCCCGATGAAGTGATTGTCAAGTTCAAAAACGGAATAACCACCTCCACTAAGCAAGCAGTTCACTCTCATGAAAGCGGACGGGTGCTGTTCCACAGCAAAGAAATCGGTTTTGACGTCGTAAAGATCCCTTCTGGTAAATCGGTATCGCAAGTGGTACGTGAATACCGAAACAACCCCAATGTGGAATACGCCGAACCCAACTACATCTACCACGCCGACTGGACACCCAACGATCCGTACTTCTCCACGCAACAGTGGGGACCGCAAAAAGTCCAAGCACCGGCAGCCTGGGATATCACGAGGGGGAGCAGCAGCGTCCGCATCGCCATTGTCGATACCGGGGTGCAATACAATCACCCGGACCTGTCGGGCAAAGTTGTCTTGGGGCATGATTATGTCGACGGTGACAACGATCCGTATGACGGCAACGGTCACGGCACGCACTGCGCCGGGATTGCGGCCGCCGTCACCAACAACGGCACCGGAATTGCCGGTATGGCTCCCAACGCGTCCATTCTCGCCGTCCGTGTCTTGGACAGCAACGGCAGCGGCACCCTGGACGCCGTCGCCAACGGCATCATCTACGCCGCCGACAACGGTGCCAAAGTGATCAGCCTCAGCTTGGGTGGATCGGTCGGTTCCACCACATTGAAAAACGCGGTGAATTACGCGTGGAACAAAGGTGCTGTCATCGTGGCCGCCGCTGGCAACAGCGGTATAAGCGCTCCGAGCTATCCGGCCTACTACAGCAACGCCATCGCCGTTGCCGCCACCACTTCCAGCGACGTAAAGGCCAGCTATTCCAACTGGGGTTCCTGGGTGGATGTGGCCGCGCCGGGCTCCAGCATCTATTCCACCTATCCGACCAACAGCTATGCGTCGCTGTCAGGTACCTCCATGGCTACACCCCACGTGGCGGGCTTGGCAGGACTTTTGGCCGCACAGGGCCGCTCCAACAGCAACATTCGCGCCGCCATCCAAAACACGGCCGACCGCATCTCCGGCACCGGCACATACTGGACCTACGGCCGGATCAACGCTTATCGAGCTGTTCAATACTAA
- a CDS encoding NfeD family protein, whose translation MGAGSALLVFFSAFLLAAELLVKARGLAGVAGLLLMGWYVNGHWGTTPGWWLAVLLVGMGLVILDGKLLQDGTLASIGAILVLVGLVIPTGNWLTGTLVAFAWMMGLALSPLSLKVLPKRDWLEKIVLKFAMSKETGYSSLKRSYQELVGLEGTALTDMRPAGTIRIGDGRYSAVTNGHWVDKGARVRVLSVDGVKILVETVEEPSDQITEEKG comes from the coding sequence ATGGGAGCCGGTTCCGCTTTACTGGTCTTTTTCAGCGCGTTCCTATTGGCCGCTGAATTACTCGTCAAGGCTCGCGGTTTGGCCGGAGTGGCGGGATTATTGTTGATGGGATGGTATGTGAACGGTCATTGGGGAACGACTCCCGGTTGGTGGTTGGCTGTTTTGCTTGTCGGAATGGGACTGGTAATTCTGGACGGAAAACTGTTGCAGGACGGTACCCTGGCTTCCATCGGTGCCATCCTGGTTTTGGTCGGGTTGGTGATTCCGACGGGGAACTGGCTGACGGGGACGCTGGTTGCTTTTGCATGGATGATGGGACTCGCTTTGAGTCCACTGTCGTTGAAAGTGTTGCCCAAACGCGATTGGCTGGAAAAGATCGTACTGAAATTCGCCATGTCCAAAGAGACGGGTTACAGCTCGCTCAAGCGCAGCTATCAGGAACTGGTCGGACTCGAGGGGACGGCATTGACCGACATGCGCCCGGCCGGCACCATCCGCATCGGGGATGGTCGCTACAGTGCGGTCACCAATGGTCATTGGGTCGATAAAGGAGCACGGGTGCGCGTGTTGTCCGTGGATGGTGTCAAAATCTTAGTGGAAACGGTAGAGGAACCCTCCGATCAAATCACCGAAGAAAAGGGATGA
- a CDS encoding VOC family protein yields MNHWVEPSGIYETHLHVRDLKTSVAFYRDKLGLTLCYANPDRSLAFFWVGQARQQMLGLWEKPEDQIVRSHFAFSVSLRDLELAPAFLAERGIIYRDFFGNPGGEPTVHSWVPSVSLYFEDPDGHSLEYIALLPEGPRPELGAIPLSRWRELHRQTGKQRDV; encoded by the coding sequence ATGAACCATTGGGTGGAACCTTCGGGGATTTATGAAACGCATCTGCATGTGCGGGATTTGAAAACATCAGTCGCTTTTTATCGGGATAAGCTGGGGCTGACACTTTGCTACGCGAATCCTGATAGAAGTCTGGCATTTTTCTGGGTAGGCCAAGCGCGTCAACAAATGCTGGGGCTGTGGGAGAAGCCCGAGGATCAGATTGTTCGCAGTCATTTTGCTTTTTCCGTGTCATTGCGGGATTTGGAACTGGCTCCGGCATTTCTGGCCGAGCGGGGAATTATCTATCGTGATTTTTTCGGTAATCCCGGAGGGGAGCCTACTGTTCATTCGTGGGTCCCTAGCGTGTCACTGTATTTTGAGGACCCGGACGGGCACAGTCTGGAGTACATCGCTTTGCTGCCGGAAGGGCCGCGCCCCGAGCTGGGAGCGATCCCGCTCAGCCGATGGCGGGAATTGCATCGGCAAACCGGTAAACAGAGGGACGTTTGA
- a CDS encoding S8 family peptidase has protein sequence MRRMLAVLVALLMVAVLALPANGGAKAASPDTKTAFAPGEVIVKFKNGTNTSTKQAVHSQESGQVLFHSKEIGFDVVKIPSGKSVTQVVREYRNNPNVEYAEPNYIYHADWTPNDPYFSTQQWGPQKVQAPAAWDITKSNSNVWIAIVDTGVQYDHPDLAGKVYAGYDYVDNDWDPYDGNGHGTHCAGIAAATTNNGTGIAGMAPNASILAVRVLDSSGSGTLDDVANGIIYATDAGANVISLSLGSTAGAQTLKDAVDYAWNHGVVVVAAAGNNGLSTPNYPAYYSNAIAVAATTSSDVKASYSNWGSWVDVAAPGSSIYSTYPTNSYASLSGTSMATPHVAGLAGLLAAQGRSNSNIRAAIQNTADPISGTGTYWTYGRINAYRAVQY, from the coding sequence ATGAGACGCATGTTGGCTGTTCTTGTCGCTTTGTTGATGGTGGCGGTGTTGGCCCTTCCCGCCAACGGTGGTGCAAAGGCAGCGTCCCCCGATACCAAAACCGCCTTCGCCCCCGGTGAAGTGATTGTCAAGTTTAAAAACGGAACAAACACTTCCACCAAGCAAGCAGTTCACTCACAGGAAAGCGGGCAGGTGCTGTTCCACAGCAAAGAAATCGGCTTTGACGTTGTGAAGATCCCTTCCGGTAAATCGGTAACACAAGTGGTACGTGAATACCGAAACAACCCCAATGTGGAATACGCCGAACCCAACTACATCTACCACGCCGACTGGACACCCAACGATCCGTACTTCTCCACGCAACAGTGGGGACCGCAAAAAGTCCAGGCACCGGCCGCTTGGGATATCACCAAAAGTAACAGCAATGTCTGGATCGCCATTGTCGACACCGGCGTTCAGTATGATCACCCTGATCTGGCCGGTAAAGTGTACGCCGGCTACGATTATGTAGACAACGATTGGGACCCGTATGACGGCAACGGTCACGGCACGCACTGCGCCGGGATTGCGGCCGCGACGACCAACAACGGTACCGGTATCGCAGGTATGGCCCCCAACGCATCCATTCTCGCCGTCCGTGTCTTGGACAGCAGCGGCAGCGGCACTCTGGATGACGTCGCCAACGGCATCATTTACGCCACCGATGCCGGAGCCAATGTGATCAGCCTGAGCCTGGGTTCCACCGCCGGTGCGCAAACGCTGAAAGATGCGGTCGATTATGCATGGAACCACGGCGTGGTAGTCGTCGCAGCCGCCGGGAACAACGGTCTCTCCACTCCGAACTATCCGGCGTACTACAGTAACGCCATCGCCGTCGCCGCCACCACTTCTAGCGATGTGAAGGCCAGCTACTCCAACTGGGGTTCCTGGGTGGATGTGGCCGCGCCGGGCTCCAGCATCTATTCCACCTATCCGACCAACAGCTATGCCTCCTTGTCCGGCACTTCCATGGCCACGCCGCACGTGGCGGGGCTGGCGGGACTTTTGGCCGCACAGGGCCGCTCCAACAGCAACATCCGTGCCGCCATCCAAAACACGGCCGACCCCATCTCCGGAACAGGCACGTATTGGACCTACGGCCGAATCAATGCCTACCGCGCCGTTCAATACTGA
- a CDS encoding S8 family peptidase, which translates to MKRSFALLTAFILLMVMALPIAPHAQAAPADTAPYAPGEIIVKFKPGIVQSQITSLHRTNQAKLLFRSKEIGFDVIRASGKSVTELIRDYRNNPLVEYAEPNYYFHATWTPNDPALSKQWALPKIRANDAWNATKSNNGIRVAVVDTGVQYNHPDLYGKVIKGYDYVGKDWDPSDGNGHGTHVAGVIAAATNNHKGIAGIAPNAMIYAVRVLDNNGNGTLENVANGIIHAADQGAKVINLSLGAGYDSQTLKDAVQYAWSKGAVVVAAAGNSNSSQPSYPAYYDQVIAVGATDKYDNKASFSNFGSWVDVAAPGVDIYSTYPIAYGQYATMSGTSMAAPHVSGLAALLAAQGRSNSEIRDAIQKTADKTVGTGTYWTYGRINASKAVRY; encoded by the coding sequence ATGAAAAGGAGTTTCGCGTTGCTGACCGCCTTCATACTCCTGATGGTAATGGCCCTGCCCATTGCCCCGCACGCACAGGCGGCGCCCGCGGACACGGCACCATATGCTCCCGGTGAAATTATCGTCAAATTTAAACCCGGCATCGTCCAGAGCCAAATTACTTCTTTGCATCGGACCAACCAGGCGAAGCTGTTGTTCCGGAGCAAAGAAATCGGCTTCGACGTGATCCGTGCCTCCGGGAAATCGGTCACGGAGCTGATCCGAGACTACCGCAACAATCCGTTGGTGGAATATGCGGAGCCCAACTACTACTTTCACGCGACCTGGACACCCAATGATCCCGCTTTATCCAAACAATGGGCACTGCCGAAAATTCGCGCCAACGATGCTTGGAACGCCACGAAAAGCAATAACGGCATCCGAGTCGCCGTCGTGGATACCGGTGTTCAGTACAATCACCCCGATCTCTACGGCAAGGTGATCAAAGGATACGATTATGTGGGAAAAGATTGGGACCCCAGTGACGGCAACGGGCATGGCACTCATGTCGCCGGCGTGATCGCAGCTGCGACCAACAACCACAAGGGAATTGCCGGCATAGCTCCCAACGCCATGATTTATGCAGTCCGGGTATTGGACAACAACGGCAACGGTACGTTGGAAAACGTGGCCAACGGCATCATTCATGCGGCTGATCAAGGTGCCAAAGTGATCAACCTGAGCCTCGGAGCGGGATATGATTCGCAAACATTAAAAGACGCTGTTCAATATGCTTGGAGCAAAGGCGCGGTTGTCGTCGCGGCGGCGGGGAACAGCAACAGTTCCCAACCCAGCTATCCGGCCTATTATGATCAAGTCATCGCCGTAGGGGCAACTGACAAGTACGACAACAAAGCCAGCTTCTCCAACTTTGGTAGTTGGGTGGACGTTGCCGCACCGGGAGTGGACATCTATTCCACCTATCCGATTGCATACGGCCAATATGCCACGATGTCGGGCACTTCGATGGCGGCACCGCACGTATCGGGGTTGGCGGCGCTGCTGGCCGCGCAAGGACGGAGCAACAGCGAAATCCGAGACGCCATTCAGAAAACGGCGGACAAAACAGTAGGCACCGGCACGTATTGGACCTACGGTCGAATCAACGCCTCTAAGGCCGTCCGTTACTGA
- the sleB gene encoding spore cortex-lytic enzyme, translating to MAVPRARVYKPGDRGGYVWELQRRLRFLGFYTGKINGIYTWRTYRAVRLFQYAFGLRVTGLTDAKTRAKLWKATRRWRPGGVRAVQARRVYRKTSRQLSWNDIKLMAHTVHAEARGEPYIGKVAVAAVILNRLKSERFPNTPASIIFQPMAFEAVADGQIWMQPDPTSFKAVRDALNGWDPTNGALYYFNPARAKSKWIWSRPQIKRIGRHIFTK from the coding sequence ATGGCGGTCCCTCGTGCCAGAGTGTACAAACCCGGCGACCGAGGAGGATATGTGTGGGAACTGCAGAGAAGGCTCCGGTTTTTGGGTTTTTACACCGGCAAGATCAACGGGATTTACACATGGCGGACTTACCGGGCGGTTCGATTGTTCCAATATGCGTTCGGTTTGCGGGTGACAGGCCTGACCGATGCCAAAACCCGGGCAAAATTGTGGAAAGCAACAAGAAGATGGCGGCCGGGTGGTGTGAGGGCGGTACAGGCGAGACGTGTATACCGGAAAACAAGCAGGCAACTGTCCTGGAATGATATCAAACTGATGGCACATACCGTTCATGCCGAGGCACGAGGGGAACCGTATATCGGAAAAGTGGCCGTTGCGGCAGTGATATTAAACCGTCTCAAAAGTGAGCGTTTCCCCAATACGCCTGCCAGTATCATTTTTCAACCCATGGCGTTTGAAGCTGTGGCAGACGGACAAATCTGGATGCAACCGGACCCCACCTCATTCAAAGCGGTACGAGACGCGCTGAATGGCTGGGACCCCACCAATGGAGCGTTGTATTACTTTAATCCTGCCCGGGCCAAATCGAAATGGATCTGGAGCAGACCCCAGATCAAACGGATCGGGCGCCATATTTTCACCAAATAA
- a CDS encoding endonuclease MutS2 has translation MNRFMLNVLEYPRIREQVAEEASSSLGKERIAALEPTADAEEVSRRLAATAEGMDLLRLKGDVSLGGVRDIRPSLRRAEVGGLLNTNELLDIAGTVNAGRKLKNQVLQVDEEHPLPIIRGWIERIEGLRPLEEEITRRIDEQGEVSDHASPTLRQIRNQIRQVQREIRTTLEGILRNPGYQKMLQESLITLRNDRYVIPVKQEYRSAFGGIVHDQSASGSTLFIEPASVVTLNNRLRQWEMEEQREVERILRELTAQVAAHVDVLRQNVEALAELDLILAKARYARRIRGVCPRVETERVIRLKRARHPLIPIEKAVPIDITLGDPHQGIIITGPNTGGKTVCLKTVGLLALMTQAGLPIPADEGSSFPVFSGIFADIGDEQSIEQSLSTFSSHMTQIIRILKQADDHSLVLLDELGAGTDPTEGAALAIAILQDLLDEGCLVVATTHYSELKQFAHAHPGVTNASVEFDVRTLRPTYRLLVGVPGKSNAFAIAERLGLSTSIIEKAKAQLSTEEHRLEEMIAALSRDRAIAEEERKRAEALRQEAESLQRELKEKLSRWEEEKERLRESARREAQTIVSRARREAEDVLRQLREWAKNRPDELKEHQLIEARKRLDNAVPEARPVAAATVAQQRNERIEPGDEVMVLTVKQRGRVLEDLGEEEYQVQVGILKMKVHRRYLEKVKTKKPESESGVTTSYRSASNHVRPELDLRGKMVEDALAEIDKYLDSAVVAGYQRVSLIHGKGTGALRTGVHQFLRRHPHVKGFRLGGPGEGGSGVTVVELA, from the coding sequence GTGAACCGTTTTATGCTCAATGTGTTGGAATATCCACGAATCAGGGAACAAGTGGCGGAAGAAGCCTCTTCCTCGCTGGGAAAAGAGCGGATTGCCGCGCTGGAGCCCACTGCCGACGCGGAGGAAGTGTCGCGTCGTCTGGCGGCGACGGCGGAGGGGATGGATCTTCTCAGGCTCAAAGGTGATGTGTCGTTGGGAGGCGTTCGTGACATTCGCCCCTCTCTGCGCCGCGCCGAAGTGGGAGGTTTACTGAATACAAATGAATTGTTAGATATCGCCGGTACGGTGAACGCCGGCCGGAAATTAAAAAATCAGGTATTGCAGGTTGATGAAGAACATCCGCTTCCCATCATTCGCGGATGGATCGAACGCATCGAAGGATTGCGTCCGCTGGAAGAAGAAATCACGCGACGGATTGACGAGCAGGGAGAAGTATCCGATCACGCCAGCCCGACCCTGCGTCAGATTCGCAATCAGATTCGTCAAGTACAACGCGAGATCCGAACGACGTTGGAGGGCATTCTGCGCAATCCAGGTTACCAAAAAATGTTGCAGGAATCATTGATCACTCTGCGCAACGACCGGTATGTTATCCCGGTCAAGCAGGAATACCGTTCGGCATTCGGTGGGATTGTGCATGATCAGTCGGCCTCCGGCTCCACGTTGTTTATCGAACCAGCCTCCGTGGTGACGTTGAATAACCGTTTGCGTCAATGGGAGATGGAGGAACAGCGCGAAGTGGAACGCATCCTGCGTGAGTTGACGGCGCAAGTGGCCGCCCATGTCGATGTACTCCGGCAAAATGTCGAAGCGTTGGCCGAGTTGGATCTCATTCTGGCAAAAGCCCGGTATGCCCGTCGTATTCGAGGTGTTTGTCCGCGGGTGGAAACGGAGCGTGTCATTCGGTTGAAACGAGCCCGCCATCCGTTGATCCCGATAGAAAAGGCGGTTCCCATCGATATCACGTTGGGCGATCCACATCAAGGGATCATCATCACCGGACCCAACACGGGCGGGAAAACCGTTTGCCTGAAAACGGTGGGGTTGCTGGCGTTGATGACGCAAGCGGGTCTCCCCATCCCCGCGGATGAAGGTAGCTCGTTCCCTGTATTCAGCGGGATTTTTGCGGACATCGGTGATGAGCAAAGCATTGAGCAGAGCTTGAGCACGTTCTCTAGCCATATGACGCAGATCATCCGCATTTTGAAACAAGCAGACGATCATAGCTTGGTGCTGCTGGATGAATTGGGTGCAGGAACGGATCCGACCGAGGGGGCGGCGTTGGCCATCGCCATTCTGCAAGATCTCTTGGATGAAGGTTGTCTTGTGGTGGCCACCACCCATTACAGCGAGTTGAAACAATTCGCCCATGCTCATCCGGGAGTGACCAACGCCAGTGTGGAATTCGACGTGCGGACACTGCGTCCCACCTATCGCCTGTTGGTCGGTGTACCCGGCAAGAGTAATGCGTTTGCCATCGCCGAGCGGCTGGGACTGTCGACATCCATCATTGAAAAAGCCAAAGCGCAGTTGTCCACGGAGGAGCATCGCCTGGAGGAAATGATCGCCGCGTTGTCCCGCGACAGGGCTATTGCGGAAGAGGAGCGCAAACGCGCGGAAGCGCTTCGCCAGGAAGCAGAATCCTTGCAACGGGAACTCAAGGAAAAATTGTCCCGTTGGGAGGAGGAGAAAGAGCGGTTGCGGGAATCGGCACGACGGGAAGCGCAAACCATCGTCTCGCGTGCCCGTCGGGAAGCAGAAGACGTATTGCGCCAGTTGCGTGAATGGGCCAAAAATCGGCCGGACGAGTTGAAGGAACATCAGTTGATCGAAGCAAGGAAACGGTTGGATAACGCGGTTCCCGAGGCTCGACCCGTTGCCGCCGCAACCGTGGCTCAACAACGGAATGAACGGATTGAGCCGGGAGATGAGGTGATGGTACTTACCGTCAAACAACGCGGCCGAGTTCTGGAGGATCTCGGTGAAGAGGAGTATCAGGTTCAGGTGGGCATTTTGAAAATGAAAGTGCACCGCCGTTATCTGGAAAAGGTGAAGACAAAGAAGCCCGAATCCGAATCCGGTGTCACCACTTCGTATCGAAGCGCTTCAAACCATGTGCGTCCGGAATTGGATTTACGTGGTAAGATGGTGGAGGACGCTTTGGCGGAAATCGATAAGTATCTGGATTCCGCCGTCGTCGCTGGATATCAGCGGGTTTCGCTCATCCATGGAAAAGGGACGGGTGCCTTGCGGACGGGTGTCCACCAATTTTTGCGCCGACATCCACACGTCAAGGGGTTCCGGTTGGGCGGACCGGGAGAAGGCGGTTCCGGCGTGACGGTGGTCGAATTGGCATAG
- a CDS encoding cupredoxin domain-containing protein has product MMKKGMTTLAIAMSLMLGVVGCAGGNQPQQSGKTSGQVIEISASNFQFKPNKIEIPANKDVTLKLKVANGMHSLEVPGLDVSLQGDGETAVVHAKPGTYPFFCNIPCGVGHSKMKGTIVAK; this is encoded by the coding sequence ATGATGAAGAAAGGAATGACCACACTGGCCATCGCCATGTCCCTGATGCTGGGGGTGGTCGGATGCGCCGGCGGCAATCAGCCCCAACAATCGGGGAAAACCTCGGGTCAGGTGATTGAAATCTCCGCTTCCAACTTCCAATTCAAACCGAACAAAATCGAGATTCCTGCCAATAAAGATGTCACCCTGAAATTGAAAGTTGCCAACGGCATGCACAGCTTGGAAGTACCCGGACTTGATGTCAGCCTGCAAGGGGATGGCGAAACTGCCGTGGTTCATGCCAAGCCGGGAACCTATCCATTTTTCTGCAATATTCCCTGCGGTGTGGGTCACTCGAAGATGAAAGGAACGATTGTGGCCAAATAA